Proteins encoded within one genomic window of Desulfovibrio desulfuricans:
- a CDS encoding ABC transporter ATP-binding protein codes for MSALYTFSNVGKKFATPGEETEIIKDINLVVEEGEMLAIVGQSGSGKSTLLHLMGALDTPSTGEICFEGRNMALMSADQKAAFRNKTLGFVFQFHHLLPEFSALENVAMPAIIGGAKQSAVMSRAREMLDRVGLSARMESKIATLSGGERQRVAIARAVFMRPRVLLADEPTGNLDEVTGAQVGALMNELNRELGMTLVVVTHNRELAAGMGRTLELKAGTLYEKIFE; via the coding sequence ATGTCAGCACTCTATACTTTTTCAAACGTGGGCAAAAAATTTGCCACACCCGGTGAAGAGACCGAGATTATCAAGGATATCAACCTGGTTGTGGAAGAAGGCGAGATGCTCGCCATAGTTGGACAGTCCGGTTCCGGAAAGAGTACCCTCTTGCATCTTATGGGTGCACTTGATACTCCAAGTACGGGCGAGATATGTTTTGAAGGGCGCAACATGGCGCTCATGAGCGCTGACCAGAAAGCTGCCTTTCGCAACAAGACTCTGGGCTTCGTTTTTCAATTTCATCATCTGCTGCCGGAATTTTCAGCCCTCGAAAACGTGGCAATGCCGGCAATTATTGGCGGTGCTAAACAAAGCGCCGTAATGAGCCGTGCGCGTGAAATGCTTGACCGCGTGGGGCTATCGGCGCGTATGGAAAGCAAGATCGCCACTCTCTCGGGCGGCGAACGCCAGCGGGTGGCCATTGCGCGCGCGGTTTTTATGCGACCGCGCGTTCTGTTGGCTGACGAGCCCACCGGCAATCTGGATGAAGTTACGGGAGCGCAGGTGGGCGCTCTCATGAACGAACTCAACCGTGAATTGGGCATGACCCTCGTTGTTGTAACGCACAACCGAGAGCTGGCCGCAGGCATGGGCAGAACCCTGGAACTGAAAGCGGGGACATTGTATGAAAAGATTTTTGAATAA